CCACACTTCCTGCCCATGGCCCAGGAGCTCCATATGAGCCCAGGTTCAAGAACCCAGTCCTGCCCTGTACTATGTTGTGGTAGACAGGTCTTCAGCTTCACCTCTGGCTTTATTTTGTGGTGGAACTTCAGACCATGACAGTAGGTAACTTTCCTCCAGGATGATCTCCTCCATGGAACTCAAAtgtagctctgctctggagccaggctgggagagttggggtgttcaggctggagaagagaaggctccagagagacctgagagcaccttccagtgcctgaaggggctccaggaaagctggggaggggcttgggacaagggcagggagggatgagatgagggggatggatgaaaagtggcagagggagcttgaggttggacatgaggaggaaattctttggtgtgagggtggtgagaccctggcccaggctgcccagggaagctgtggctgccccatccctggcagtgttgaagggcaggttggatggggcttggagcaacctgggctggtgggaggtgtccctgcccatgcagggggttgggactggatggtcttgaaggtccctcccaacctaaaccagtctgagattctgtgattctacgaaATAACATCAGGAAATGTTCATTCTGAAATTCTTAGAGGATCATGAGAAAAGAAACCAGTGGTGTCACTTTATCACGTCTCAGcatttgttgctgctgttgtttttaacaTTATAATTATCCTAATTATCATCATTATAATTAATATTGTTACTATCATTACTATTATAATAACAAcaatctggggagggactggggacaggaaagctggggagggacttgtgatcagggcttgtagtgaaaggacaagggggaacggattgaaactgggagagggagctggaggttggagatgaggagggaattctgggctgtggggctggtgagagcctggcccaggttgcccagggaagctgtggctgccccatccctggcagtgttgaagggcaggttggatggggcttggagcagcctgggctggtgggaggtgtccctgcccatgcagggggttggatctggatgatcttgaaggtccctccaacccaaaccattccatgattccctGATCTGCAGGGCAAGGGACCCAGTAGATCTTGCACAGCTCAACTCTCCTCTGGGTCTCCCCCTTGGCCATTTTTTGGCTCCCCAAGGGCAGTCCCTGATGGGACCTCTGTTTGTTCTCTCATCCTGGTCACTTTTCCTCTTGACACGTTTTCTTCAGAGTGGTCACGTTTTACCTTCATTTCCATGGGGTCATCTGTATCATCTGgggcaagaaggaaagaagaagtcCAGTCTGGAGATCCACCTCCAACTTCAGAgttcaggggggttggaacctgatgatctctaaggtcccttcccacccaaacccttctcttattctatgattcccttCTTGTCTGGGTGACTTGTGactcctcctccatctcccaCCATCATCTCCAAAGGCctgagttttcattttaagctctggccttttttttttttttttttagactcaTTATCCTCCTGAGCTGGGCAGttctcagcagctctgagaTGTGCTGGGATCTTGCTGACCTGCTAATCTTGGTGCTATCAACCCCTGGTCATTCTCACAGCTCTTCTGGtgttgtttcttctgctgctcccaCAAGCCCTTCGTTCTCTCTCCAGAtcagtcttctcttttctctttcaattcTCTACAACCAAAGACAAGTCCCTGCAGGTTCAGTCTGGGAGTCAAATTCAGTGTCATCAGGCACCTCTGGTccatcatctacctggaccttCTTCACAATAGTTTTACAGAAACCAGGCTGCTGTGGTGAAACTGTCCTCAGCTGTAGAAATGGCTGGTTTGAGGAGAAGAAAGGTTCTTCAACAGTTGGTTCTCAAGGTAAGGAACACTCCTCTTGGAGCTCTTCCATATTCACAAATGACTTGGAAAAGAAGGTGAAGAGCAAGATGTCCAAGTTTGCTGGTGGCAAAGCTCTCAAGAAGATTGAAAAACCCTTCAGAAGGTTCTTGTAACACCCAATGGCTCAGCAATAGAGCAAGTGAGGAAACTCAGTGTAGATGAATGAAAACTCCATGCACAATAACAAGCTGTGAACGAGCTGTTGTGCTCCAAGAGGTCCTGACATTCAGCAGATCAACCATAAAAATATCAGCTCAATCACAAAGAGCCCTGGAGTAGAAGAAATTCTTAGGGAggtacagaaagcaaaacaaaacccatcaaAATGTCACGTGGTGAAATGACACTTTCATCAGTGTTGTCCTTCTGGGCCATCCATCTGAAAAAGATGATGGTGGAACTGGAAAATTATGgagaagggcaagaaaaatGGTCAAAGGTTTGGGAGAGTTTGTGTTCAGAGGCCACTTGTGCAGGACTTCCcagtggggaaaagaaagactgaggagcaagatgaaaaaaagagtCTAGAAATTCATTTTCTGCTTGGATGTGGTGAGGTGAGGATGGGTTATACCTCAgaggatggggctctgagcaacctgggctggtgggaggtgtccctgcccatgcaggggggttggatctagatgatcttgaaggtcccttcccacccaaaccattccatgattccatgaaaaacagaacagggaatgaaaaaaaaaaaacaacccaagggGTATTGAACGTAAAGATACAACATCTGTCAAAGAGCTGGAAAGCTGTGAAATCTTGTGTatgaagatcatccagttccaaccccctgcatgggcagggacacctcccaccagcccaggctgctccaagccccatccaacctgcccttcaacactgccagggatggggcagccacagcttccctgggcaacctcagccaggctctcaccacgctcagcaccaaaaaaattaatccttctctctgaattttctctcttttagtttaaaaccatcaccctttCTCCTAccaaaaagtctgtccccatctttctaGGCCCCCTtgaagtactgaaaggccacaatgAGTTCTCCTCagaacctcctcttctccagggtgaacaaccccaactctttcagcctgtttCCACAGacgtgctccagccctcagatcattcTGGTGATCTTTGGACTCTCTTCTAGGCATCCACCATCAGTCTCCATTCTGATTTCCTTCCCCCTGTTGGTCTCTGCTACAGAGACAATGATGGTCCAGATGGATCTTCATGGTCCAGATGGATCTTTGACTACTTCTGGTGTTACcacttgcttttaaaagcagtgtCATCTCCCTTCCCACCTGCCAGAAGGTCTCTTCAGCCTGCACTGTAGCTGCTCCACACCACCCACATCCAGAAGAAGACAAGTAGGGCTCTGCCAAACGGTGCCACTGGAAATCCATCATGACTTGTCCACTCCAATCAAACAACTGTAGGAAATTCAGGGTCACTTCCATGCTGCCCAAACCAGGGTGAAACCTGAACCTGCACGTCCCTGATGACCCGTGTCTGCAGATGAACTCGTTTTCTGGTATTTCTGCACAGCTCTACCCCCACTGCTGGCCTGTCTGGAAGAAACTGGACCTGATGGACTCCAAGGTATCCAGCTTCCAGGTGGCCTCTCATGCTACATATTGTTGACCCACCATCCACGGAGATATTTAAAGACCAGTGTAGAtctggtgcttagggacatgatttagtggtggcTTTGGCAGTGTTGGGTCAAGGGTTGGACTCAACAGTCTTAAGGGGCTTTTCCAGCATAAAAGATTCTCTAAATGGCTGGGACAGACCTCTCTGAAGATCTGTGTCCTCATCCAGAAATGCTGGTGCTGTGATGGGTTGTCCTCTAGCTGAAAAGTCCTTTGCACATGGATAGTTCTGCCCACATTCTCCACATCACCAGGTTAGGCTAATGTTGGCAAGTGGCCCAGCATCATCTTTGCTTCCCAATCTGTGTTGTCCAGCACTctctgctgccacctctgctcTCTGGACCCAGACACTCCAAAAAGATCTTCCACTGGTTCTTCCTGTGTATTTGCTGAAAGTTACACTTTCAATTCATGGCCTAAATCCAGGGTTTCCACATTGCTAAGTTCCTCACACAGCAAACACGGTGTGGAACTCCAGTGCCTTCTGCCAGCCAAGGCCACCCACCAGGATGGCTGCCAATAACTCCCACTCTTGGGACCACAGCCAGTGCCCCAGGACTCCTTCTGTCACAAAGGAATCACAGGAGCTGAAGGATGAACGgtgcagaaacacagaatctgTGCTGCAGGTGAtgtggctggaggaggagcagtTCCAACCACCTGGAAGGTCCTTGGAAGTCCCTTAACTCCTGCTGTTGGTGCAACCTTCCCACATCATCACACCAAGTGGCTTCTCTTGGCTCTGTGACCCTTTCAGCTTTGCAATGATGTTGTTCCAAGAAGGacacttcttccttttccacagATGGTTGGGCTTTGTCTTCCTGAATTGCTCCAAGTGGTTCCCACCACTAGATCCCAAGGAAACAGCCCCTTCGCTCTGTTCCCTTTTTCCCACCCAATCCCACCGGTTACATTTCTTCAAAACCTTCCCCTGAGGATCCTTCTCTGAGTGTTCAATATTTTATCACTGACTCTGCAGAAGACTCAGGCTGAAGGACCACTTCACTAGGGTGAAAGATGTTCTGGAAGGTGGTATGTTGTACAATGTCCAACCTGGAATCCTCCCAGGGAAAAGAGAGGATCAATCAACTTGGATCAAGATCTTTGGAGAATAGAACTTTTGCCAGAGGGCAGTTAGGTGAGAGCATCTCCACAGGTGACTGCCCCACCAGATAGAAGACACAAGGCTGCTTCCATCTCCTTGCTGATTGCTGCTCCATCACGCTGGGTCTGGCTCGGGTGGAGTCAGTTTTGTTCCCAGCAGCCCATGGTTGGGCCTTGtgagggaggcagagctggtgccacagctgctgtttcactGAACAGCTCTGACACAACATCAAGGCTTCCTCTTTTTCTGGACAAGGAGGTGGGAATGGCCACAGCCAGGACAGGGGCCCCAAACTGGTCAAAAGGGACAGTCTGTTCCATGGGATGTCATGGTCTACAGATGAAAGCTCAAGAAAGGAGCAGGACATGACACAGGACATTCACAATTACAGGATTTGTCTTCCCAAATAAACAGTGCATGTGGAGACCCAGGAAATGGGTGAACATCTCCCTGCTGATGGGACATGGGAACTCAATCCCTTATCTTGCTTTTCTGcacccagcctgtgcttccCAAGTCTTGCCCACCTTCCACTGTCTCCCCATCCTgcaggagagaggagtgagctgggcaggagcttgGCAGTTGCCCAGGGTCAACCCATCCCACCCATGGGGAACGTTCCCACTTGTCACACAGAACAGTGGCCTCCTCACTGCTCCTTACATTCCACGGGCAGGTTTGGCCAAACTTAGGCTTCTTCCATGCTTTCTGGAAGCAGCACAGATGAGACTGTGGACATCTTCCTCACTGCTACCACCAGCTGCTCAAAAAAAACATCTCCCAGAAACCAGTCTCTGTGCTTTGCTCACTGACCAATAAAGGAGACACAACATCTGGGCACACCTGCTCCATGAGCAACTCGGCCTCACCTCAGCATGCAGGACACTGGTCCAACCAACAGGTCTTTGCTCAGATCTCCTGCACATGCTCCTGGCTCTCTCATACTGGGGCTGCATGACAGCACAGGTCATGAGACCCAATCCATGGACATCATTCCCTCTGATGTGCATCAGCCCTTCATTAGGGTCTGTTTCCCTGTGCTGAGCTCTGGAATTTTTGCCCCAAAACACTCACTCCACACAGTGAACCCATGGATGGTGGTATCACCCATACCCCCTTGCTCTATCACAGGCACTTGAGTCTTCCACAGTCATCTCAATCATGAAAGAGTTTAATTCTATTATACACCTTCCTTCTCCACCCTCCTTCTTTGGTGTATCGTCTTCTCCTACACCTGGTCTATCTCAAGCTCTTCAGAGCAAGGACCATCTTCTCCACCCCTTGTAAAAGTCTGTCCTGCCTCTCTAATCCAACTGAGCTCTCTCTAATCCAACTGAGCTCCTCACACCATCAAGATGCACATTAATACATGGGGCTGATACAGTCTGCTGGGCTCTCCAAAGATCCATCACCAAAGCAACATCCTTCACCAAAACCCTATGGATATTCCAGGCACCACATGATGATAAAAACCCTGCAGAGGAAAAATTgattaaaaaccagaaaataaatagtagCAAAGAGTCTCCTGGGAACAGAAATCAGCAATGAAGTTCTACAGGGATCAGTGATGCTGAACACAACCATAAATGGACAAAGAACGATGACAAATTCCATTGGCACAAGAGTTATTAATGGCTGGAACACCCCAGGACTGCAGAAGGACCTTCTGAAAGCCAATGACATGGACAGCAGAAGGTAGGGAAAAGCATCCACACAACACATGACACAATATGCTGGGAAAACACACTGCAAAGATCCATCAATCCCAACAGCACAGACAGCTGGAGAGCACAACCTCTCCTACAACTCAGCACTAAGGTGGCATCAACCCAAGGTGGGCAAGAGACACATTCAAATAACAACTGAACAAATGAATGCAGAAGATACTGACCCTGGAGTATTAAAGATACCACCCCTAGATAAAGAAagatgcctttttttgtttcaacaaGTTATTATTTAACacaatttgtttaaaaaaaaaaaaaaatacaccttcCCATCCAAAATATCAACTCACAACCAAACTTTAACACTGCACAGCTGGCAAAGGCCTTATAAAGGCTTACAATAATAACAGGAAGAGACAGGTATCCAGGTAACTTCAGCAGGGGTTTCTGCTGCCTCCATCTTCATGTCTTGAAGAGGTTTTGTATAAATATCTCAGTATTACTGCCTAAAGTCTAATTCCCAGATCACTTAAATAGCACTTTTTCAACACTGACCTTTTATGACAATCGACAGTCCCCGGGAACTCACAAGTTCTCATGCACTagaaaacatcaggaaaacaaacaaagcaacaaaaataccTACAGTTGGGGGTTTGTCATTTACATTCATCTTCTAAGAGGCCCAGCTGTTCCAAAGTGGGAATGTTTATTTGCTAGGGCTGATACAGAAACCCCTCCATTCAAAATCTAGAGAATACACCCACAAAAATGCCTGTTTTCTGCATCCTTCAATACATACAATATCCCAGAAGCAGAATTTAATGGTCCAAGTCTTTTATTTCTGGTATGTAACAAGAaacctctatttttttttctaaacacacACATACTGTAAATGTAATTAAGATCTTCCATCTACCAGAAACATTGATGTTTAAAGAAGGAATTTCTTCTTGGAAGTGTCTGAAATGAAGATGAACGTGGTCCAAGTCACCAGCTTCAGCATCTCAgctttgctgcatttttctcctcatctcttcaagagctgcttctctttcccttaAAAGCTGCTTAAGTCGTTTGATTTTTTCATCCCGAATCGTTTCATCCAAGTCTGGAGGAGTCCAAGGGAACGTATCATCTCGGAAAGAACCTTCCAGAACTGAAGTGTCACCTTCACAAGACACTAAAACTGGAAAACTAGAGTCTGTAACGTGGCTGTACTGAGGGTGTGGGTCATCCTGCAAGTCCCTTCCCAGTGATGATGGAGCCAAGTCTGTGGAAATACTTTGCTGTGGGAAGACTGGTGGGGGTGAAACATCTCTGTGCAGGCTGGAACTTGAGCTGGTGTTTTCTGGACTTGGACTTGTGGTTGCTTTGACTGAtgttcttctcctttttccactGTCTGACTGGggtgaagattttattttcctcttcttagtCAAATCCTCTTCCAGCTTCACAATTACCTGTTCAGTCAAGAAACACACCAAAGACACTGCTGTGAAACTGAGCATCAATCTGTGTTAGAACATCACAATGCACTAAGCAAAAACACAAGCTATTTCTTGCAAGCTTCCTAAAATGATTATGTGGAAGATGTTTCCTTCAGCAATTCAAGCAGACATCCTTCCATGTTCCGTATTTTTCTAGCAAAGATTCCCAGGTAACAATTCCAGAAGACTGAATTCCTTCCTTAGTCAACAGTGGACTTTTGCCCTTCCTGTGCACACCTCTCACCCCCTGTTGCTGCTGAAGTTCTTTTAACTCGAGTGTAAACCAAAACCTTTCTATCTATACATTATATGGgccttggagcaacctgggctggtgggaggtgtccctgcccatgcagggggttggatctagatgatccttaaggtcccttccaacccaaaccattctatgattctgtgatctaacTTGATGGAAAATTCCCAACACAGAAGAATTCCTCACACTTCTATTTCCAAAAAGCTCCAACATTAGCAATTAATTCCATGACAAGGCTGCATTCCTGCCAGCTCTTTGGTGATCTCCATGTGAATTGGACTTCATGAGGAGCAGCCAGTAGATCTGCTCTTAACACAGAATTATTAAAACCTGAGAAAGCCTTTGAGTGGGTAGAGtcatacaaaagaaaatgtagaacATCATGACTCAGCAGAACTACTTTGGATGAGCAAAATCATTGTCATGCATAAAGATGGAAGTCCTTCCATCAGGGGAACCTTCCCAGAAGCACCCAAGCAAGTTCCTGGCCAATGACAAAGGACTAATTTGATAAAGGTGTTTGTCATTCTAAAGATCAGACAGGttgatttattttaactgaCCCACACCTGACTCAGCAGGTACCTTTCCTTGGGAGTCACCCACACCTGGTCACAGGGTGTCAAAGTGCCCTGAAAAAATGGCACGTGGCTGATTTCAGACTCAAGCCTCACCAGAAATGATTCTTCTATTATTCTGCCTGCACTATTGAACTGCTGGATAAACATAATTGTTTGCAGAAGGCTAAATATTAATCAGGACACAGATCTGTGGTTTCTATTCCAATAAGGACTATCCCTTTGCCAGCCACCACTGGGGTCCTGTCTTCTTCAGAGTATTTGTTCTTCTGATTTCTTCCAGTGGAACCCAGAAAAGAGGACAAAATCTGGTTGTGCTGAAATCACCCAATGCTGCTGCATCACACAGGCAGGTTCTGGGCATAATTCTCACAGGGACAATAACAGTTCCTGACTTGCCCTGATGATTCCAGAGGTGGAAaagtcaaaaaaaaaccaggagCTCTGTAGGGACAACACATCTGCTGCTACCTGAACGTGTTGCAGTACATATTTAATCACTGAAAAATTCCAAGAtaccttttcctctttcacaCATTCCTGAAGTTGATTTATTTCCACATCTAACGATGATGAACTGCAAGAATCATTTCTCCTTTTCAAGCTGTTACTGGAACAAACCCTTTCTTCTGGTTTCTCACAGGAGGTCCTTAATGGTATCCTCTTAAGGTACACTCTCTCCTCCTTAAAGAGACCaaattttttccttaattcCAAGTATTGTTTCCAATGTGGCTTCTCTTGCTCTTTGTTTGGAATAAGCTTTCCCGGGGGATGCATCTTTTCACACTGGatctgaaatacagaagcagTGAGAGAGCCATCAGTCAcactctctccctctctctttttctctctcaacaCATATCAATTAAAAACTAGTTCCTAGAAAGACACGTGaacttttgtttcatttgccCTTCTCCCTAGAGTAAGCCAATTTTGAGGAATGATGGACATCTTCTCACTTTAAACCTCCAAGTACATTGTGGAACAGCCAGTCGGACCAATAAACCACAGAGGTGAAAGAAGCAACAAGAGAATCACCTGCTCTACAACTTCAAACACAGGAAGATGATGAAGATCAAGACAATGTCTTTACAGAATGCATTTCTTATTGGCACTGAGGTTGGAGGTGCCACCAAAGCACCATCAACCATTTCTCCAATCCAACCTCCTTGTAACCTGAGCTCTTCATGACCTTCCAGCTCCATCTCACCACACGCTGGCTGCCAGCCAACTGGCTTGCAAATTTTAAGGgactgaaaaagcagcaaacatcTGATATCTTATTTTTTTGGAGCTAAAGCAAATGAGAACATTAACACTTGGCATCACAaagcactgaaggaaaaaaaaaaccacacaactaTTTGCACCATTTTTTAGGTGAGGAACAATCCGAAAAAGAGGCCCCACAGTCCACTGGAATGATTAAATGTCTACAGTTGGCACAGGTATGCTCAGCTGACATTTCTCTTCTGCCTGGTCAACACAAGCAAGTACAAACCAGCTTCAGAATTATCTTTCTTAATCCAGAGGCAACAAATTCATTCTGGCCTCCTGAGCAACTGAAAACTTGACCTATCATCCTTCATGAGTTGAGTCTGTGGGATTTGAGGCTAAGGACTTCTCATGTATTCTCAACATTATGATCTTAAAAGAACAGGTAGGTCCAGCCTGAAGGGGGAAAGCCATTTAAGATCTCAAGAGTTTCTTCTGCCTGACAGGAAACCATGAGTCAAAGGAGGTGGATCCTTCCCAAATGTGGCATGGAAAGAAGGAAACGCAGCtcctgctggtggctgcctgAGCTGGTGGGGACTGGAGCTTAATGCAACCCCAGAGGTTGGTTCTGGATGACAAACCCTGCTCTTCCACCTTGTTTTCACAGCAAACTTCTCTACTTGCCATCACCCCTACAACACAAGGGCTGTGCTGTGAGAACGTGCCATCAACACCATTAGAAAGGAGAAGCTCCTAGAGCTCAAAGGGCCAACAACTTCCCTATAATTCCAATTGTTAACCACAACTGGTCTTGTGAGGAAATGAGAATCacctttttcctctgcctttccttcctttagGCATTTTAGTGCaaaaccattcaatgattcgATCatcttactggaaaaaaaacaaactagttTCTTGAATAGAACCCCACTTTAGACCAGTAtacccagtgacaggacagctGGTCACAAAAATGAATTAATAGCTATTTTATTCCAACAGAACCACATCAGAATTTAGCAGAGTTGAGAGGGGCACGTTTATTGGAGAGTTACCTTTTGCcagtcttcactgaaagaacAATCTTGCTTAAACTGAGGGAAAACAGCACTTGCTGCTTTGGGGGAATGACACTTTTCTTTGCCATTTGGGGAGGGATGTTCCTGCTTCCCTACTGCTGGAACAGGGGTCATTCCACTTGAAATGCTCTCGCTGAGGGGCAAACTCTTTCTCTGGTTTACTGTGGAATTCTGCTGATTAGCACTTGaggtcagcagagctgcaggttttAAGTCATTTCTGAAGCCAGTTGGTGGAGAATGTTTGGAGTTTGTAACTGGCTTTGGATCGTTCTGAGACAGCACCATTCCTTTGTTTTTTGACAACACCAAATTCACTACTTTATTGGTTATTTTTTTGACTGCAGAAGAATCAATTAGCTTGGATGtctcctttttaattaaagcatcAGAAGAGGAAGATGCTTGTTTGTCAACTTGGCCTGACAGAACATCAGAACCTCTTCTGGTCAACAAAAAGACTCTCCCGTTGTACATGACCAGAGCGTTGTCTTTAATTGGTGTGATTTTGGTTTGGCTTCCACCAGGACCACCAGAACAGAGGGATAAGATATTTGGAGAGTTAATTTCTATGTTCTTCATCTCAGACAACGTTTTCAGGATCTTGGTAGCCATGTTACTGGATGACCTGACAGGAATAAGACGAGCTGCTGGTGACTGTGGACTTTCTTGCACAATCCATTTCATGGGGGTTTGCTGGCACTGCTGACCATCAGGTGTTACTGTCTCAGgagaagaaccatttccctTTTGTGCAGCCGTCATTATGACTGATTTGGAAACTTCTGGGGCAGGTTTGGGGCAAATGGGTTGCAAATGCTTGGGAACGACAGTTTTCACTGTGTTCACTGGTGTCACACAAATGACTGTTGGCATTTTGGTACTGTCAGCTCCTCCAGACATGtttgttgctgcagctgcaaggATTTTTTGCTGTATTGCAGATGGTAAGAAAGAAGCTGGGACAGATTTCACTTCTGCATCAGCTGGGATCTGGAGGTGGTGGCCAGAGGGCAGTACTGAAGGCTTCACATTAACTGGAAGAGTTTTTGTGTTGACCAACATGTAGGCAGTCTTACCCTGGTTAGATGAGCTGGTGACAGCCATGTTCTGCACTGAGAGTCTATCAACTGACACACAACtgctctggatggcagcaccaGATTTGGGActtaagctttctttttcagaacCTGCCCTACCACCTTCCTGTTTGTCTAATGTCCTTGTAAGAAGAATCTTTCCAGGATTAGGAGACTGAAAAGCAGG
The Apus apus isolate bApuApu2 chromosome 23, bApuApu2.pri.cur, whole genome shotgun sequence DNA segment above includes these coding regions:
- the LRIF1 gene encoding ligand-dependent nuclear receptor-interacting factor 1 isoform X3, whose protein sequence is MQMDEVSVLCSLMLSFMFVCFFFVLFSLFFSLFFILFSIAGSMYRVVQTTGPDGKNLLRLLPISKSSGSFVPIVQSSVMPNHSKANISNPVHLTFKTQLANTTAPSSVKIPAFQSPNPGKILLTRTLDKQEGGRAGSEKESLSPKSGAAIQSSCVSVDRLSVQNMAVTSSSNQGKTAYMLVNTKTLPVNVKPSVLPSGHHLQIPADAEVKSVPASFLPSAIQQKILAAAATNMSGGADSTKMPTVICVTPVNTVKTVVPKHLQPICPKPAPEVSKSVIMTAAQKGNGSSPETVTPDGQQCQQTPMKWIVQESPQSPAARLIPVRSSSNMATKILKTLSEMKNIEINSPNILSLCSGGPGGSQTKITPIKDNALVMYNGRVFLLTRRGSDVLSGQVDKQASSSSDALIKKETSKLIDSSAVKKITNKVVNLVLSKNKGMVLSQNDPKPVTNSKHSPPTGFRNDLKPAALLTSSANQQNSTVNQRKSLPLSESISSGMTPVPAVGKQEHPSPNGKEKCHSPKAASAVFPQFKQDCSFSEDWQKVIVKLEEDLTKKRKIKSSPQSDSGKRRRTSVKATTSPSPENTSSSSSLHRDVSPPPVFPQQSISTDLAPSSLGRDLQDDPHPQYSHVTDSSFPVLVSCEGDTSVLEGSFRDDTFPWTPPDLDETIRDEKIKRLKQLLREREAALEEMRRKMQQS
- the LRIF1 gene encoding ligand-dependent nuclear receptor-interacting factor 1 isoform X1, with the translated sequence MQMDEVSVLCSLMLSFMFVCFFFVLFSLFFSLFFILFSIAGSMYRVVQTTGPDGKNLLRLLPISKSSGSFVPIVQSSVMPNHSKANISNPVHLTFKTQLANTTAPSSVKIPAFQSPNPGKILLTRTLDKQEGGRAGSEKESLSPKSGAAIQSSCVSVDRLSVQNMAVTSSSNQGKTAYMLVNTKTLPVNVKPSVLPSGHHLQIPADAEVKSVPASFLPSAIQQKILAAAATNMSGGADSTKMPTVICVTPVNTVKTVVPKHLQPICPKPAPEVSKSVIMTAAQKGNGSSPETVTPDGQQCQQTPMKWIVQESPQSPAARLIPVRSSSNMATKILKTLSEMKNIEINSPNILSLCSGGPGGSQTKITPIKDNALVMYNGRVFLLTRRGSDVLSGQVDKQASSSSDALIKKETSKLIDSSAVKKITNKVVNLVLSKNKGMVLSQNDPKPVTNSKHSPPTGFRNDLKPAALLTSSANQQNSTVNQRKSLPLSESISSGMTPVPAVGKQEHPSPNGKEKCHSPKAASAVFPQFKQDCSFSEDWQKIQCEKMHPPGKLIPNKEQEKPHWKQYLELRKKFGLFKEERVYLKRIPLRTSCEKPEERVCSSNSLKRRNDSCSSSSLDVEINQLQECVKEEKVIVKLEEDLTKKRKIKSSPQSDSGKRRRTSVKATTSPSPENTSSSSSLHRDVSPPPVFPQQSISTDLAPSSLGRDLQDDPHPQYSHVTDSSFPVLVSCEGDTSVLEGSFRDDTFPWTPPDLDETIRDEKIKRLKQLLREREAALEEMRRKMQQS
- the LRIF1 gene encoding ligand-dependent nuclear receptor-interacting factor 1 isoform X2 yields the protein MYRVVQTTGPDGKNLLRLLPISKSSGSFVPIVQSSVMPNHSKANISNPVHLTFKTQLANTTAPSSVKIPAFQSPNPGKILLTRTLDKQEGGRAGSEKESLSPKSGAAIQSSCVSVDRLSVQNMAVTSSSNQGKTAYMLVNTKTLPVNVKPSVLPSGHHLQIPADAEVKSVPASFLPSAIQQKILAAAATNMSGGADSTKMPTVICVTPVNTVKTVVPKHLQPICPKPAPEVSKSVIMTAAQKGNGSSPETVTPDGQQCQQTPMKWIVQESPQSPAARLIPVRSSSNMATKILKTLSEMKNIEINSPNILSLCSGGPGGSQTKITPIKDNALVMYNGRVFLLTRRGSDVLSGQVDKQASSSSDALIKKETSKLIDSSAVKKITNKVVNLVLSKNKGMVLSQNDPKPVTNSKHSPPTGFRNDLKPAALLTSSANQQNSTVNQRKSLPLSESISSGMTPVPAVGKQEHPSPNGKEKCHSPKAASAVFPQFKQDCSFSEDWQKIQCEKMHPPGKLIPNKEQEKPHWKQYLELRKKFGLFKEERVYLKRIPLRTSCEKPEERVCSSNSLKRRNDSCSSSSLDVEINQLQECVKEEKVIVKLEEDLTKKRKIKSSPQSDSGKRRRTSVKATTSPSPENTSSSSSLHRDVSPPPVFPQQSISTDLAPSSLGRDLQDDPHPQYSHVTDSSFPVLVSCEGDTSVLEGSFRDDTFPWTPPDLDETIRDEKIKRLKQLLREREAALEEMRRKMQQS